A window of the Dyadobacter pollutisoli genome harbors these coding sequences:
- a CDS encoding amidohydrolase family protein, translating to MPDLSFTRRDFLKKNAMIGLTAGIAPELVGSHELQNAQSGFDDNIQATDEATTLFFDGFTRIGPRKYKHPAEKWKLTDLLEEMDHCSVSAALVAYTQSVNYDLMYSNLELSGMIKPYPHLLPIWNAMPHHTGEFPAPEALGKLMRENNVRALSIHPKTNAWDWKAKHSKVLFDWIGANKILLITTGNELGSWSDVEEFLIRYPQVPLLLTSAVWNEQRYVLPLVQQYKSLHISFDNFQINEGIEYLHRIGCTSQMIFASNSPAMSAGAHRTYVDYANIPAADRAKVAGGNLMRLLKMTQPPPLRENKTEDILMDAARKGQRLPVPVIDMHMHMLHEGLNGGGWTYRMENGGPKGIFEMGKRLGYHGGGIMSWNGVVSQNAIAGNPCTAEALDVAPKGYWGLATFDPSHYSQEELGKMIAQVYSDPRFIGMKPYQFYGYEFHNPVYDIWWKYGNEHQFYALIHNSREDLLEVATLAKKYPDVRWVIAHAGGSYKMADMAIAAMKKFPNVFAEITLTPVHLGVIEYLVAGAGEDRILYGSDLPMRDPRQQLGWVVFLRLPLTVKKKILAENAMQVLKPCWDRLPEHNRPTLTLP from the coding sequence ATGCCTGATCTCAGCTTTACCAGACGCGACTTCCTGAAAAAAAATGCAATGATCGGACTAACCGCCGGAATCGCGCCGGAATTGGTTGGTAGCCACGAATTGCAGAATGCGCAATCAGGGTTCGACGATAACATTCAGGCAACTGATGAAGCAACCACTTTGTTCTTTGATGGTTTTACGAGGATAGGGCCCAGAAAATACAAGCATCCCGCCGAAAAATGGAAGCTCACGGATCTGCTGGAAGAAATGGACCATTGTTCGGTGTCCGCCGCGCTGGTCGCTTATACGCAGTCTGTGAATTACGATTTGATGTATTCCAATCTGGAATTGAGCGGTATGATCAAGCCCTACCCGCATTTGCTCCCGATCTGGAATGCAATGCCGCATCACACCGGCGAGTTTCCTGCGCCAGAAGCATTGGGAAAACTAATGCGTGAAAACAATGTACGGGCACTGAGCATTCACCCCAAAACCAATGCATGGGACTGGAAGGCGAAGCATTCGAAGGTACTTTTCGACTGGATCGGCGCTAACAAAATCTTGCTGATCACAACCGGTAATGAGCTGGGTTCCTGGTCGGATGTAGAGGAGTTTCTGATCAGATATCCGCAGGTACCATTGCTTTTGACAAGCGCGGTATGGAATGAGCAGCGATACGTACTGCCGCTGGTGCAGCAATATAAAAGCCTGCACATTAGTTTCGATAATTTTCAGATCAACGAAGGGATCGAATACCTGCATCGCATTGGCTGTACGTCACAAATGATATTTGCCTCCAACAGTCCGGCGATGTCAGCCGGAGCGCACCGCACTTATGTTGACTATGCCAACATTCCGGCCGCCGACCGCGCCAAAGTTGCAGGAGGAAATCTGATGCGTCTGTTAAAAATGACCCAACCGCCTCCGTTGCGCGAAAACAAAACCGAAGACATACTCATGGACGCCGCACGCAAAGGCCAGCGCCTGCCCGTGCCTGTGATAGACATGCACATGCATATGCTACACGAAGGCCTGAACGGGGGCGGCTGGACGTACCGCATGGAAAATGGAGGGCCAAAAGGCATTTTTGAAATGGGCAAAAGACTGGGCTACCACGGCGGCGGTATCATGAGCTGGAATGGTGTCGTGAGCCAGAATGCGATTGCCGGAAATCCCTGTACCGCAGAAGCATTGGACGTGGCGCCAAAAGGATACTGGGGGCTGGCGACGTTTGACCCGAGCCATTACAGCCAGGAGGAACTAGGGAAAATGATCGCTCAGGTGTATTCCGACCCACGGTTTATTGGCATGAAACCTTATCAGTTTTACGGTTACGAATTCCACAATCCGGTGTATGACATCTGGTGGAAATATGGCAACGAACACCAATTTTACGCATTGATCCACAATTCAAGGGAGGATTTGCTGGAAGTGGCAACGCTTGCTAAAAAATACCCGGACGTGCGATGGGTGATTGCCCATGCGGGGGGCAGCTACAAAATGGCCGATATGGCAATCGCCGCTATGAAAAAATTCCCGAATGTATTTGCCGAAATCACATTGACGCCAGTGCATTTGGGCGTGATAGAATATCTGGTGGCGGGTGCCGGCGAGGACCGCATTCTTTACGGCTCCGACCTTCCGATGCGCGATCCAAGGCAGCAACTGGGCTGGGTCGTATTTTTAAGATTACCATTGACCGTAAAAAAGAAGATCCTCGCGGAAAACGCAATGCAGGTACTGAAACCTTGCTGGGACAGACTTCCCGAACACAACCGTCCAACATTGACATTACCCTAA
- a CDS encoding amidohydrolase family protein, protein MCQNFHISRRDFLAGTGVLLASRFPLFAESAEEPIIDIHQHTDYAGRTHEHLLAHQRKMGISKTILLPAGTPAFGMSTHHGKTNGLQAKCSGNDVCYAFAQKYPGEFTFGANEVPDLPDAVKEIEKYLKLGAPVIGELKFGVDCDSKEMQNIYKLAEEYKVPVLMHWQFQMFNYNFERFPKMLEKYPKVNFIGHAQTWWANIDKNHTDQNVLYPKTKVTKGGLTDRLLSDYPNMYGDLSAGSGLLSMTRDEDHATDFLTRHQDKLLYGSDCDDIAGSGETCQGSQTISEIKKLASSKKVERKLLYENAKQLFRL, encoded by the coding sequence ATGTGTCAAAATTTTCACATTTCCCGAAGAGATTTCCTGGCCGGTACTGGCGTACTTTTGGCGAGCCGGTTCCCTTTGTTTGCCGAATCGGCGGAGGAGCCCATTATCGACATTCACCAGCATACCGACTATGCTGGCCGCACCCACGAACATTTGCTGGCGCATCAGCGCAAAATGGGTATTTCCAAAACCATTCTGCTACCTGCCGGAACGCCTGCATTTGGCATGTCGACGCACCACGGCAAGACCAATGGACTACAAGCCAAATGTTCGGGCAATGATGTGTGTTATGCTTTTGCACAAAAATATCCGGGTGAATTCACGTTTGGGGCCAATGAGGTACCCGACTTGCCCGACGCCGTGAAGGAAATTGAAAAATACCTGAAACTGGGCGCGCCCGTGATCGGCGAGTTAAAATTCGGCGTGGATTGTGACTCGAAAGAGATGCAGAACATTTACAAACTGGCGGAGGAATATAAAGTGCCGGTACTGATGCACTGGCAGTTTCAAATGTTCAATTACAATTTTGAACGATTCCCGAAAATGCTTGAAAAGTACCCGAAAGTCAATTTCATCGGCCACGCTCAGACCTGGTGGGCCAATATTGACAAAAACCATACGGACCAGAATGTGCTTTATCCGAAAACCAAAGTGACCAAAGGAGGCCTCACCGACCGCTTGCTCAGCGACTATCCAAATATGTACGGGGATCTTTCGGCCGGGTCGGGATTGCTGTCCATGACACGGGACGAAGACCACGCCACCGATTTTCTGACGCGCCACCAGGACAAGCTGCTTTACGGCAGTGATTGTGACGACATTGCAGGCAGCGGTGAAACGTGCCAGGGTTCCCAGACAATTTCAGAGATCAAAAAACTGGCTTCTTCTAAAAAAGTTGAGCGAAAGCTATTATATGAAAATGCAAAGCAGCTTTTCAGGTTGTGA
- a CDS encoding response regulator: protein MKTIYLADDDEDDRMLIRDAIERVIENVEVIEVEDGEKLLTLITANSNCLDSALILMDMNMPRKNGLETLTFLKSNPKYERIPVLMMSTTSNHQMIEQAYKHGIDGYMIKPVSEDEFTSLAESIDTHFPLERPVYKRSPKPRIARGWNTARWNNDVKNLPNFWWKTVTYSKKR, encoded by the coding sequence GTGAAAACGATCTACCTGGCAGACGACGACGAAGACGACAGAATGCTGATTCGCGATGCGATAGAGCGGGTCATTGAAAATGTGGAAGTGATTGAGGTTGAAGATGGAGAAAAGCTTCTCACACTCATCACAGCGAACAGTAATTGCCTTGATTCCGCATTGATTTTAATGGATATGAACATGCCGCGTAAAAATGGCCTGGAAACACTCACCTTCCTGAAATCAAATCCCAAATATGAGCGCATTCCTGTGCTGATGATGTCCACGACCTCCAATCACCAAATGATTGAACAGGCATATAAGCACGGCATTGACGGCTATATGATCAAGCCAGTCAGTGAGGATGAATTTACCAGTCTTGCTGAGAGCATTGATACCCATTTTCCACTCGAAAGGCCCGTTTACAAGCGTAGTCCCAAGCCTCGCATAGCAAGGGGTTGGAATACCGCCCGATGGAATAATGACGTCAAAAACCTTCCCAACTTTTGGTGGAAGACAGTTACCTATTCTAAAAAGAGATAA
- a CDS encoding carboxymuconolactone decarboxylase family protein yields MEKRINIFAKGQGAMKAMFGLGAYLAKSNLEESLLNLISFRVSQINGCCYCLDMHSKDLRARGESEQRLYLLNAWREAPVYSDRERAAFAWAEAVTKIEGGQVPDEIYQDAIKQFSEEELIDLTLAVITINGYNRVNIAFPNKVGNYQPGQFAVHN; encoded by the coding sequence ATGGAAAAGAGAATCAATATTTTCGCGAAAGGACAAGGAGCTATGAAAGCGATGTTCGGTTTGGGCGCATATCTGGCGAAATCGAATCTGGAAGAGTCACTTTTGAACCTGATATCTTTCAGGGTTTCGCAGATTAATGGCTGCTGCTACTGCCTGGATATGCATTCCAAGGATTTGCGTGCAAGAGGAGAATCGGAGCAACGGCTTTATCTGCTGAATGCCTGGCGCGAAGCACCTGTCTATTCGGATCGCGAGCGTGCAGCATTTGCATGGGCAGAAGCAGTTACGAAAATTGAGGGCGGGCAGGTGCCGGACGAGATTTACCAGGACGCGATTAAGCAATTTTCAGAAGAGGAGCTGATTGATCTCACCCTGGCTGTTATCACCATTAATGGTTACAACAGGGTCAATATTGCATTTCCTAATAAGGTAGGGAATTACCAGCCAGGCCAATTCGCAGTGCATAACTAG
- a CDS encoding carboxylesterase/lipase family protein — MRTQVYLLFSIAILFSVSTAFLSSSQKEPAIVTIEGGKISGLLSADGKISIYKGIPFAAPPVGNLRWKAPQPIIPWSGVRKCEAFGASPVQGNPAPFSMWSAEFLIAKEPISEDCLNLNVWTDNGQKNAAPRPVIVWIYGGGFGSGGSSCAIYDGEATARKGVVFVSINYRVGAFGFFAHPELTAESGKNASGNYGLMDQIAALQWVKKNIAQFGGDPTNVTIAGQSAGSMSVNCLVASPLAKNLFNKAIAESGAGFARPYPTLQKAEESGLGMAKSLNVSSLAELRNIPAEDILKKTPAMRGPIVDGYVLPASIADIFAEGKQNDVILLTGWNEDEGLSGKPKNAVDYQKQIKEQYGAQAEELLKLYPGSTDAEAASSQNRISRDMTFGAQNYAWAKTQSDAGKKVYLYRFDRKVPATGEYAHYGAFHTAEVAYAYDNLRFINHQLRPLEPADDKIAHDMSTYWANFVKTGNPNGNGLPQWPLYTPKEKQTMVVGTGARTLPDAASLDFILGLMRKR; from the coding sequence ATGAGAACCCAGGTATACCTTTTATTTTCGATTGCCATTCTTTTTTCGGTTAGCACCGCATTTCTATCTTCATCCCAAAAGGAACCTGCAATAGTCACCATTGAGGGCGGCAAAATCTCAGGCTTACTCAGCGCCGACGGCAAGATCAGCATATATAAAGGCATTCCGTTTGCTGCGCCACCGGTCGGAAATCTGCGCTGGAAGGCTCCACAGCCCATTATTCCATGGTCGGGCGTTCGCAAATGTGAAGCGTTCGGCGCTAGTCCCGTACAGGGAAACCCGGCACCGTTCAGTATGTGGAGCGCCGAATTTTTGATCGCAAAAGAACCCATCAGCGAAGACTGCCTCAACCTGAATGTATGGACTGATAATGGTCAAAAGAATGCTGCACCGCGACCAGTGATCGTGTGGATTTACGGTGGCGGATTTGGCAGCGGCGGCAGTAGTTGTGCGATTTACGACGGTGAGGCGACGGCTCGAAAAGGAGTTGTTTTTGTGAGTATTAATTACCGGGTAGGTGCGTTCGGCTTTTTTGCACATCCTGAACTAACCGCTGAATCCGGAAAAAACGCATCGGGGAATTATGGCCTCATGGACCAGATCGCTGCTTTACAATGGGTTAAAAAGAATATAGCGCAATTTGGCGGCGATCCTACCAATGTCACGATTGCGGGACAGTCTGCCGGTTCCATGAGTGTGAATTGCCTGGTGGCTTCCCCTTTGGCCAAAAACCTTTTTAACAAAGCCATTGCTGAAAGCGGCGCAGGTTTTGCCAGACCCTACCCTACTTTACAAAAAGCGGAAGAAAGCGGCCTGGGCATGGCAAAGTCATTGAATGTATCGAGCCTGGCGGAATTGCGTAACATACCTGCGGAGGATATTCTCAAAAAGACACCTGCTATGCGTGGCCCGATCGTGGACGGCTACGTGCTCCCCGCATCCATTGCGGATATTTTTGCCGAGGGTAAACAAAATGATGTAATCTTATTAACCGGTTGGAATGAGGATGAAGGACTGTCGGGAAAACCCAAAAATGCCGTGGATTATCAAAAGCAGATCAAGGAACAATATGGTGCGCAGGCGGAGGAATTGTTGAAGCTTTACCCCGGAAGCACCGACGCAGAAGCGGCCTCATCCCAAAACAGAATTTCCCGCGACATGACTTTCGGGGCCCAGAATTACGCCTGGGCCAAAACGCAAAGTGACGCTGGCAAGAAAGTATACCTGTATCGTTTCGACAGAAAAGTGCCCGCTACCGGTGAGTATGCACATTATGGCGCATTTCATACCGCGGAGGTCGCCTATGCTTATGATAATCTTCGCTTTATCAATCACCAGCTCAGACCATTGGAACCAGCCGATGATAAAATTGCACATGATATGTCCACATATTGGGCCAACTTCGTCAAAACCGGGAACCCTAACGGGAACGGACTTCCTCAATGGCCTCTCTACACTCCGAAAGAAAAGCAAACAATGGTAGTCGGTACGGGCGCCCGCACTTTGCCGGATGCCGCCTCGCTGGACTTTATTTTAGGCTTGATGCGTAAGCGTTAA